A stretch of DNA from Pseudomonadales bacterium:
ACTCCTCTGCAAATCCATCCGCCAGGTAGTCCTTGTCACCCGCAGGAGACAGATCCCGGAACGGCAACAGGGCGATGGAGGCTTCCCGCCGACGCAGCCGATTGAACTCGACACGCAGCAGCCCCGCCACAATCCGCAACAGCGCGCTGGATCGGGCGCTGCTGTCGCCACGTACATCGGCCGCCAGCGGTTCCCGCTTTCGCAGTGGTTCAGGCAGGCATTCAGATCTCGCATCGTGGGGTTTACCCTCGACAATCAGGCACAGGACATTCTCTTCCCGGCCGAAACCGATGAATTTCTCGACTTCCGCGCGAACCCACTTCGACGACGCGGCGGCCGGTGAACACACGACAATGAGAAATTCGGATGCGGCCAGTGCCGCTTCGATGGCGTCACTGAGATCTCTGGAGGCAGCCAGTTCTTCGCGGTCCTGAAATATCGGCGAGAGTCGACCGGGCAGCTCCAGATCTTCCGGTGGCTGATAGGCTTCCAGCTCGCGATGCAGCCAGGATGCCCATGGCTCATCCGTGTGGCTGTAGCTGATGAATGCCTTGTATCTGAAACCTGGCACGGGATGCTCCCCGGCTGATGGGGCGAGGATAGTCCGCCGGGATCAGCCTGTCGCCCCGGGTCCGACCGGACCGGCTGACTGCGAAGCCTCTGCGCTTCTGGCATGCTACATCCAGCTCAAACGCGACAGAGAAAGGGGCGATTCCGGCATGCAACCAGAGGATGCCAGAGAGATAGAGACACAGTTCTGGCCCAAGTTCCGCCGGGTGGCCGCTCGCCTTCCCTTTGCCGCGGACCTGCTGGCCGCTTACTACGCCGCAATCGACCCCATCACACCCAGGCATGTGCGCGGCATTCTGCTTGGCGCTCTCGGCTACTTCATCATGCCTGCCGATCTCATACCGGATTTTATTCTGGGTCTGGGCTTCACCGATGACGCCGCCGTGCTCGCCGCCGCGCTGAAAACACTGACCGATCACATTCAGCCCGCACATCAGGACCGGGCTCGAAAGACGCTGGATTCAATCAACACTGCCGGAGAAACACAATGAAATCGAAGATCTGTGAAATGGTTGGCTGCGAATTTCCTCTGTTCGCCTTCAGCCACTGCCGCGATGTAGTGGCCGAAGTCAGCAAAGCGGGCGGCTTCGGTGTGCTGGGAGCGGTGGGCCACACGCCGGAGTCTCTTGAGATCGATCTCAAATGGATCGACGAACAGGTCGGCGGCAAGCCCTATGGCGTGGACCTTATCGTACCCACCAGCCTCGTGGATAAGGAAGGCACCCTGACCCCCGAAGACCTGGAAGCACGCATCCCGGACTCTCACAAGCGTCACGTGGAGCGCATCCTTGCGGAAAACGGCATCGATACAAAAGGTCTGTGGGATCGGCAGATCCGTGCTGACACTGGCGATGCGATGCGCGAGCGCGGCGCCAGCAAACAGCTCGAAGTGGCGCTGCGCCACCCGATCCGGATGGTGGTGAATGCCCTGGGTGTGCCGCCGCCTTTCATGATGGAGGCCGCACGCAAAAAGGGCATCGTGGTCGGCGCGCTGACCGGTGCGCGGGAACATGCCATAAAGCACATCGAGGCCGGTGTCGACGTTCTGGTGGTATCCGGAACCGAGGCGGGCGGACACTGCGGAGAAGTCTCGACCCTGGTGGTCGTGCCCGAAGTGCTCGACACGATCGCCGAACTGGGTGCCGATACCCTTGTCCTCGCAGCGGGCGGTATCGTCACCGGCCGGCAGATGGCCGCCTGCATGGCCATGGGTGCGGCGGGCGCCTGGACGGGCTCAGTCTGGCTGACGACGGCAGAAGCGGAAACCGCACCGGCGGTAAAGGAAAAGATGCTGCTGGCAACCTCCCGGCAGACGGTTCGCTCACGCAGCCGCACGGGCAAGTACACACGACAGCTGCGCAGTCCCTGGACCGACGCCTGGCAGGAAGCTGATGCCCCGGATCCGCTGCCCATGCCGCTGCAGGGCCTGGTTTCCGGACCCGCCCTCGCCCGTATCGACAAACTGGCCGAGGCAGGTGATCCGAATGCCCGGCGCCTCGCCACCTACTGGGTCGGTCAGGGGGTCGGACTGATGAACACCGCGACCAGCGCCCGCAATGTGGTGCGGGAATTCATGGAGGATTTCGCCCGGGCCTGTGAGCGTCTGAGCACCAGCCTGAACGACTGAGCACCACATTATCGATCAGGCGTACGACGCGTTCACCCGAGCGAAGACTCGCAGCGGCAAAACGACGCCCCTCCCGGCTGACCACATAGTCGACATCGAAACCCGCTGCGGTGAGGGTCTGCATCACCGCGGCATCATCGAGGTCGGAACGGATCAGCACATTGAGTTGTCCCGCTCTCGCACGCGAAGGCGCATCAAGCAACTCGTTGCGTGAGCTCATGGCCAGACCATCCGGCTCGCGCACGATGGCGCAGGGCACGATGTCGACAGCCATGAAAAACGCCGCACACATATCCCGGATCAGCTCGTACTGCTGGAAATCCTTCTCACCGAAATAGGCACGATCCGGTCGCACGAGGTTCAACAGCTTCATCACTACCGTGAGCACACCGGTGAAGTGTCCGGGTCGATGCCTGCCGCAGAGCGTGTTCGATTCTGTTTTTTCCTCCACCTGGTAACGGAAACTGTCCGCATACATGGCCTCACCGGTCGGCGTGATCACCGCATCGACACCGAGCGCGCACGCCATGCGCAGATCCCGCTCCAGGGTGCGGGGATATTTCTCCAGGTCCTGAGGATTGTTGAACTGGGTGGGATTGAGATAAATGCTGAGCACCGTCTGATCGTTTTCGGCGCGACTGCGCTCGATGAGCGATGCATGACCCGCATGCAGTGCGCCCATGGTGGCGACAAAGCCGATACTGCCGGACATGCCCTGTCGATACTCGCTCCAGGCCGTCAGATCCCGGAATACCTGAATTCCAGAGCCCGAATCGCCGGCGACCGCACCTTCCGGCAACCGTACCGGCGCGCTCATCGATAGCTCTCGGCCAGAGCGGGAAAACTGCCCTGCTCTGTATCGCTGTGAAATCGATTGACCGCCTCGGTGATCATGGCGTGGCCGGTCGCGTAGTGACGCAGAAATTTCGGCTTGAAGCAGGGGTTCATGCCGAGCATGTCCTGCAGCACCAGTACCTGGCCATCCGTGCCTGCGCCTGCGCCGATGCCTATGGTCGGAATCTCAATCGCGGCAGTAACTCGTGCAGCCACCGGCGCGGGCACACACTCGAGCACCAGCGCAAAACATCCGGCGGCGGCAAGCCGTTCTGCGGAAGCCAGCAGCGCATCCGCTTCCGCCTCGGCGCGCGCCTGTACCTTGTGGCCGCCGAGACCGTGAACCGACTGTGGCGTGAGGCCAAGATGCCCCATCACCGGCACGCCGCCTTCGACGATCGCCTCGATGAGGTCGAGCTGGCCCCGTTCCCCTTCCAGCTTGATGGCCTGGGCACCCGCCTGCATCAGGCTCTGTACCGCCTCCATCCCGGCGGTCAGACCTTTGCGGCCTGCCAGAAAGGGCATATCGCCAATGATGAATTTCTCCGGTGCACCGCGCGCAACCGCACCGATATGCAGAGCCATCATCTCCACGGTGGCATGCACGGTGGAATCGAACCCGTGCATCACCATGGCCAGACTGTCCCCGACCAGCAGCGAATCAACCTGGGTTCTGTTGAGCACCTGTGCAGACCAGTAGTCGTAACAGGTCACCATCGAGAGCTTTTTTCCGCTGGCTTTCGCCGCCCGGAAATCCACCGCACTCAATCTCTTCGACATGGCAATGCCTCCCATTCAGTTCGAAGCGGATCTCCCCGAACAGAAAAGGATGTCGAGCGGACGGGTGGTGGTACGCAGCGCCGTGCCCGGAGCGGGCGGAACCTGGAGTTGAGGCTGGTATCGGTACCTGTCCATAGCCGGATCAAGTCCAAATCTGTTTCGGTTAGAGTCGCGTTTTCAGATCACCCCCTCCCTTACGGCAGGTAGGCGTCGGGGCCAAACTTAACCGTAAGGGACGGCATTGTCCAATGCTCCATGCCCGTTCGGTGGGTGCCGCGGAGCCTCTGATCCTAAGGCTTGAGAGCCCTGTAGAGGAAAGGCAGGCTGCGGTCCATTCGGTAGTCGATGCCGGAGTGGGTCGCATCGAACTCCTCGTAGACATGATTCACACCGGCCTTTGTGAGTTCCCGGGACAGTATCCGGGAGCCATAGTGGATGTTGAACTGATCCCGCCAGCCGCAATCGATGAAGATGCCTTTCATGGACTTCAGCGCCTTCCGATGCACACGCACCATGTGTATCGGGTCGTGCGCAAGCCAGCGCTTCCAACGTGCCGGCAGCAGCTCTGCGGTTTCGAGATCAAACGGCACCTTGAAGCCATTGGGTGCTGAGGGGGCAGGATCGTAACTCGCCGCCATCGCCAGCATCATCAGCGCCATGACTTCGTCTCCCGACGGATTTTTTTTCTCCCGCACTGACGTCAGGAATCTTCCGATACGACCGTCGTCCACCCCCGGTGCTGTCTGAGCGGTGTGCACACCGATCCGATAGCGGCCCTGTTTGTGTGCCGGTCGTCGATAGCGGGCCAGCAGATTCAGCGCTTTCGGCCAGTCTCCCCGATACACCACATCAAAGTGTGCATCGCCCGAATGATCGGCGATGGCACCCCAGTACTGGGGATATTTCATCGCGTGAACGATGGCGCCATAACCGCCTGAGGATTTCCCGAAACAGCCGCGATGTTCCCGGTCGGCCAGTGTGCGGAACTCGCCATCCACGAAGGGAATGAGCTCCCGGGTCAGATAGTCGGCATAGCGGCCGATCGCGCTGGAGTTGATGTACTGATTGCCGCCAAGCGCGGTGAAGCAGTCGGGAAACACGATAATCGCTGCTCCCATGCGCTTCTCGGCGATCAGCCGCGCGGCCTGCTCCGGAACACTTTCGTCAAAGTTGCGCCAGGCGACATGGGAGTGCCCCGAGCCGGTGAATCCGACCAGATCGAAAAGTACCGGAAAGCGGCGCTTGCTGCGGGTGGCCAGATAGGCGGGCGGCAGCC
This window harbors:
- the panC gene encoding pantoate--beta-alanine ligase, with the protein product MSAPVRLPEGAVAGDSGSGIQVFRDLTAWSEYRQGMSGSIGFVATMGALHAGHASLIERSRAENDQTVLSIYLNPTQFNNPQDLEKYPRTLERDLRMACALGVDAVITPTGEAMYADSFRYQVEEKTESNTLCGRHRPGHFTGVLTVVMKLLNLVRPDRAYFGEKDFQQYELIRDMCAAFFMAVDIVPCAIVREPDGLAMSSRNELLDAPSRARAGQLNVLIRSDLDDAAVMQTLTAAGFDVDYVVSREGRRFAAASLRSGERVVRLIDNVVLSRSGWCSDAHRPGRNPP
- the panB gene encoding 3-methyl-2-oxobutanoate hydroxymethyltransferase codes for the protein MSKRLSAVDFRAAKASGKKLSMVTCYDYWSAQVLNRTQVDSLLVGDSLAMVMHGFDSTVHATVEMMALHIGAVARGAPEKFIIGDMPFLAGRKGLTAGMEAVQSLMQAGAQAIKLEGERGQLDLIEAIVEGGVPVMGHLGLTPQSVHGLGGHKVQARAEAEADALLASAERLAAAGCFALVLECVPAPVAARVTAAIEIPTIGIGAGAGTDGQVLVLQDMLGMNPCFKPKFLRHYATGHAMITEAVNRFHSDTEQGSFPALAESYR
- a CDS encoding YkvA family protein; protein product: MQPEDAREIETQFWPKFRRVAARLPFAADLLAAYYAAIDPITPRHVRGILLGALGYFIMPADLIPDFILGLGFTDDAAVLAAALKTLTDHIQPAHQDRARKTLDSINTAGETQ
- a CDS encoding nitronate monooxygenase yields the protein MKSKICEMVGCEFPLFAFSHCRDVVAEVSKAGGFGVLGAVGHTPESLEIDLKWIDEQVGGKPYGVDLIVPTSLVDKEGTLTPEDLEARIPDSHKRHVERILAENGIDTKGLWDRQIRADTGDAMRERGASKQLEVALRHPIRMVVNALGVPPPFMMEAARKKGIVVGALTGAREHAIKHIEAGVDVLVVSGTEAGGHCGEVSTLVVVPEVLDTIAELGADTLVLAAGGIVTGRQMAACMAMGAAGAWTGSVWLTTAEAETAPAVKEKMLLATSRQTVRSRSRTGKYTRQLRSPWTDAWQEADAPDPLPMPLQGLVSGPALARIDKLAEAGDPNARRLATYWVGQGVGLMNTATSARNVVREFMEDFARACERLSTSLND
- a CDS encoding alpha/beta hydrolase-fold protein; translated protein: MLKRTSAHSPTAAGRLVYLEHESRVLADNPLGDPHIRQLPVWLPPAYLATRSKRRFPVLFDLVGFTGSGHSHVAWRNFDESVPEQAARLIAEKRMGAAIIVFPDCFTALGGNQYINSSAIGRYADYLTRELIPFVDGEFRTLADREHRGCFGKSSGGYGAIVHAMKYPQYWGAIADHSGDAHFDVVYRGDWPKALNLLARYRRPAHKQGRYRIGVHTAQTAPGVDDGRIGRFLTSVREKKNPSGDEVMALMMLAMAASYDPAPSAPNGFKVPFDLETAELLPARWKRWLAHDPIHMVRVHRKALKSMKGIFIDCGWRDQFNIHYGSRILSRELTKAGVNHVYEEFDATHSGIDYRMDRSLPFLYRALKP